One Pleurocapsa sp. PCC 7327 DNA segment encodes these proteins:
- the asnS gene encoding asparagine--tRNA ligase, which yields MMTRRIGEVLKNGQPDESVTIQGWVRTKRELKGFAFIEVNDGSSMANLQVILNPDVPNYEESLKKLNTGASVEVSGILVPSPGKGQRIELETSSIKIYGESEPETYPLQKKRHSFEFLRTIGHLRSRTNTMGAVMRVRNACSRAIHQFFQERGFLWVHTPIITASDCEGAGELFTVTSLNLNDLPRTDKQEIDFAQDFFGRRAYLTVSGQLEAEVMAMAFQKVYTFGPTFRAENSNTSRHLAEFWMVEPEMAFCDLKGDRELAEAFLKYIFKSVLDNCPEDMEFFNQRIDNTVLATADNIINNEFACITYTEAVKLLEKSDRQFEYPVEWGVDLQSEHERYLAEELFKKPVIVTDYPTSIKAFYMRLNDDGKTVAAMDVLVPKVGEIIGGSQREERLDVLEKRIKELGMPEKDLWWYLDLRRFGTVPHAGFGLGFERVIQFMTGMGNIRDVIPFPRTPLNAEF from the coding sequence ATGATGACTCGACGGATTGGGGAAGTATTGAAAAATGGTCAACCAGACGAATCAGTAACGATTCAGGGTTGGGTGCGTACCAAGCGGGAATTGAAGGGGTTTGCTTTTATCGAGGTCAACGATGGTTCCTCAATGGCAAATTTACAGGTCATTCTCAATCCCGATGTCCCCAATTATGAAGAATCTCTCAAAAAGTTGAATACGGGCGCATCTGTCGAAGTCTCCGGGATACTCGTCCCTTCGCCAGGAAAAGGGCAGCGAATCGAACTGGAAACGTCTTCTATAAAAATTTACGGAGAGTCAGAACCCGAAACCTATCCCCTGCAAAAGAAACGCCACTCCTTTGAATTTTTGCGTACTATCGGACATTTGCGATCGCGCACCAATACGATGGGTGCCGTCATGCGAGTCCGCAACGCTTGCTCTAGAGCTATTCATCAATTCTTTCAGGAAAGGGGATTTTTGTGGGTTCATACGCCCATTATTACGGCAAGCGACTGCGAAGGTGCGGGAGAGTTATTTACCGTCACTAGCTTAAATTTAAACGACCTTCCTCGCACGGACAAACAAGAAATTGATTTCGCTCAAGATTTTTTTGGACGGCGTGCCTATTTAACCGTCAGCGGACAGTTAGAAGCAGAAGTCATGGCAATGGCATTCCAGAAAGTTTATACTTTTGGACCGACTTTCCGCGCCGAGAATTCTAATACTTCCCGCCATTTGGCAGAGTTTTGGATGGTAGAACCGGAAATGGCATTCTGTGACTTAAAAGGCGATCGCGAGTTAGCAGAAGCTTTCTTAAAATATATCTTCAAATCCGTCCTCGACAACTGCCCCGAAGACATGGAATTCTTCAACCAGCGCATCGATAACACCGTGCTGGCAACGGCAGATAATATTATCAACAATGAGTTCGCATGTATAACTTACACCGAAGCGGTTAAGTTATTAGAGAAGAGCGATCGTCAGTTTGAATATCCCGTTGAGTGGGGAGTCGATTTACAGTCAGAACACGAACGCTATTTGGCAGAAGAACTGTTTAAAAAACCCGTCATCGTGACAGATTATCCGACTTCTATTAAAGCCTTTTACATGCGCTTGAATGATGATGGCAAAACCGTTGCCGCCATGGATGTTTTAGTGCCAAAAGTTGGAGAAATTATCGGCGGTTCTCAACGGGAAGAACGACTAGATGTTTTAGAAAAACGCATTAAAGAACTAGGAATGCCGGAAAAAGATTTGTGGTGGTATCTAGACTTGCGTCGCTTTGGAACCGTTCCTCATGCCGGATTCGGATTGGGATTTGAAAGAGTGATACAGTTTATGACAGGAATGGGCAATATTCGCGATGTCATTCCTTTCCCTCGCACTCCTTTAAATGCGGAGTTTTAA
- the rpoD gene encoding RNA polymerase sigma factor RpoD produces MTQANEVLATITEPQTDWEPFIEEDLDGDKMEDLEDAIAEPEDRKVRGSSRRRETSKKKPYTEDSIRVYLQEIGRIRLLRAEEEIELARKIADLLELERIYEQLRKRLGRFPNNREWAEAVEMELPAFQRRLYLGRRAKDKMVQSNLRLVVSIAKKYMNRGLSFQDLIQEGSLGLIRAAEKFDHEKGYKFSTYATWWIRQAITRAIADQSRTIRLPVHLYETISRIKKTTKILSQEMRRKPTEEEIATRMEMTIEKLRFIAKSAQLPISLETPIGKEEDSRLGDFIEADGETPEDEVSKNLLREDLENVLDTLSPRERDVLRLRYGLDDGRMKTLEEIGQIFNVTRERIRQIEAKALRKLRHPNRNSILKEYIR; encoded by the coding sequence ATGACGCAGGCCAACGAAGTACTTGCAACTATTACTGAGCCTCAAACGGATTGGGAACCCTTCATAGAAGAAGACCTCGATGGCGATAAGATGGAGGACTTAGAAGACGCTATTGCTGAACCTGAAGACAGGAAAGTAAGGGGTAGCTCTCGCCGTCGCGAGACAAGTAAAAAGAAACCCTATACAGAAGACTCAATTCGCGTCTATTTACAAGAAATCGGTCGTATTCGTCTCTTAAGAGCCGAAGAAGAGATTGAATTGGCTCGCAAAATCGCCGATTTGCTGGAATTAGAACGCATTTACGAGCAACTCAGAAAGCGCTTGGGTCGCTTCCCCAACAATCGCGAATGGGCAGAGGCTGTGGAAATGGAATTGCCCGCGTTTCAACGCCGCCTCTACCTGGGCAGAAGAGCAAAAGACAAAATGGTGCAGTCTAACCTGCGTCTAGTAGTTTCTATTGCGAAAAAATATATGAATCGCGGTTTATCTTTCCAGGATTTAATCCAGGAAGGATCGCTCGGATTGATTAGGGCTGCCGAAAAGTTCGATCACGAGAAAGGTTATAAATTCTCTACCTATGCGACTTGGTGGATTCGGCAGGCAATTACGCGCGCGATCGCCGATCAATCCCGCACCATTCGCCTCCCAGTTCACCTCTACGAAACCATCTCCCGCATCAAGAAAACCACTAAGATTCTCTCTCAGGAAATGCGCCGCAAGCCGACTGAGGAAGAAATCGCCACCAGAATGGAAATGACTATCGAGAAATTGCGGTTTATTGCTAAATCGGCTCAGCTGCCTATTTCCCTGGAAACCCCTATTGGTAAAGAAGAAGATTCTCGACTTGGAGACTTTATCGAAGCAGACGGCGAAACCCCTGAAGATGAAGTCTCCAAAAATTTGTTGCGCGAAGATTTAGAAAACGTCCTCGACACTCTCAGTCCCCGCGAACGGGACGTGCTGCGACTGCGTTATGGGTTAGATGACGGACGGATGAAGACGCTTGAAGAAATCGGACAAATCTTCAACGTTACCCGCGAACGGATTCGCCAAATTGAGGCAAAGGCGTTACGCAAACTGCGTCACCCCAATCGCAACAGTATTCTTAAAGAATATATCCGCTAA
- a CDS encoding polysaccharide deacetylase family protein has translation MQLAPLYPILYRILKPTFPTCLWNGDEASPTIALTFDDGPHPEYTPQLLKVLDEYQIEASFFLLGVCVDRNPSLAKEIHQRGHWIGLHGYHHRSFPLLTPDELKQSLQKTQTAIANACQIDRDRVCDVRPPNGLFTPKVLQLLHQNNYRPVMWSVVPEDWVRPGIAVASNRVMANVRNGSIIVLHDGYCGGQDVSAIAANLIPRLLQKGYRFVTIDELWRQKHP, from the coding sequence ATGCAATTGGCTCCTCTCTATCCGATTTTGTATCGGATTCTCAAACCAACCTTTCCTACCTGCCTCTGGAATGGCGATGAAGCTTCACCGACAATTGCTCTCACCTTCGATGACGGTCCCCATCCCGAATACACTCCTCAACTTCTAAAAGTTTTAGACGAATACCAGATCGAGGCAAGTTTTTTTTTGTTGGGCGTTTGTGTAGACAGAAATCCCTCCCTTGCCAAAGAAATTCATCAACGCGGTCACTGGATCGGACTGCATGGGTATCACCATCGCTCTTTTCCTTTGCTAACCCCAGACGAACTCAAACAAAGCTTGCAGAAAACGCAAACCGCGATCGCCAATGCTTGTCAGATCGATCGCGATCGCGTCTGCGACGTTCGACCTCCCAACGGTTTATTTACTCCTAAAGTTCTACAGCTTTTACACCAAAACAATTATCGTCCGGTGATGTGGTCTGTGGTGCCAGAGGACTGGGTGCGTCCCGGCATTGCTGTTGCTAGCAACCGAGTTATGGCGAACGTCCGCAATGGCTCCATAATTGTTCTGCACGACGGTTATTGTGGCGGACAGGACGTAAGCGCGATCGCTGCTAATTTAATTCCCCGTCTCTTACAAAAAGGTTATCGTTTCGTAACCATTGACGAACTTTGGCGGCAGAAGCATCCTTAA
- a CDS encoding DUF2949 domain-containing protein, giving the protein MQKKLIHFLQEELKIPASAIALAISKVQQAPNQLTMLLWQYGLIDLGQLEQIFDDWLETA; this is encoded by the coding sequence ATGCAGAAAAAGTTAATTCATTTTTTACAAGAGGAACTGAAAATTCCGGCATCGGCGATCGCTTTAGCCATCTCTAAAGTCCAACAGGCTCCCAATCAGCTAACGATGCTCCTGTGGCAGTATGGACTAATCGATCTAGGACAGTTAGAACAAATTTTTGATGATTGGCTGGAGACGGCGTAA
- a CDS encoding COP23 domain-containing protein: protein MKWKLIVSIFLGTVLLTTLSLRPAKTLSQENPQPNSQPEMTFVCASDVAPPTTYAYIPGKVELQPLMSWYSEYLLPGDSAAALCQQAALKLQSKYNEQQEYLLASNWTDEMWKVCMVSKEGEDCNASSSVYLFSLNSSYQSPRCLMEGIQPLQCPRSRGKVISLPGGSYTPKWWIF from the coding sequence ATGAAATGGAAGTTAATTGTATCTATTTTTCTGGGGACAGTTTTATTAACGACGCTCAGTTTGAGACCAGCCAAAACTCTCTCTCAGGAAAACCCTCAGCCTAACTCGCAACCTGAAATGACTTTTGTCTGTGCCTCAGATGTAGCTCCGCCAACTACCTATGCTTACATTCCAGGAAAGGTCGAGCTTCAACCCTTAATGAGCTGGTATTCTGAATATTTACTTCCAGGCGATTCGGCAGCAGCACTTTGTCAACAAGCCGCTCTAAAACTACAAAGCAAATACAACGAGCAACAGGAGTACCTCTTGGCAAGCAATTGGACAGACGAAATGTGGAAAGTCTGCATGGTCTCAAAAGAAGGGGAAGACTGCAATGCAAGCAGTAGCGTCTATTTATTTAGTTTAAACAGCAGCTATCAATCCCCTAGATGTTTAATGGAGGGAATTCAACCTTTACAATGTCCTCGCTCTAGAGGAAAGGTTATCAGCCTTCCAGGAGGAAGTTATACGCCTAAATGGTGGATTTTCTAA
- a CDS encoding CHAT domain-containing protein, producing MKIFQSWFKISLFVSLFLMLTTPGNTQTGNMSDVTGPNPIPGDTNPDGGNNNSGGDTNSGGNTNSGSNNQAGGNTNSGGGTGNISSGTGNTNSGSNNQAGGNTNSGGTTNSGNNNQAGGNTNSGGTTNSGNNNQAGGNTNSGGTTNSGNNNQAGGNRMGTNTSNNRNAEGSNRTGANSRNAESEDKTQRATESEDQNRQATERGRTDRQEASREQEEAKREQAERERDERERAEREEQKEEKTDKEAQPQQAAVTVDRSAYDSQLQQADPVQAVQLQEEFQAVEIQNYLGIELYGDNPPPEKISASLSNLSQVTGKKSAVIYVSAVDEEIITFSVLPSPSQVSDRSGASSQIHGSKEQNPKDKLAQQNEFTMLHKTSIPRAKLLETVKKFQENISDEFKVGEQEYLPYSQQLYQWIIAPIEDQLKANGIDILVFALDDGLRGLPIAALNDGQQYLVEKYALAIVPSFGLTDIGYVDVRKSPILAMGASEFTDKVPLPAVPVELQTVIENPRRGEKFLNQDFTIANFKNENLKERFSIIHLGTHAEFQPGDRDRSYIQFFDSRLSMGQLVQLSDELGWSSSKNYPVELLVLSACQTALGDRQAELGFAGLAVAAGVKSVLASLWNVSDLGTLGLMGQFYQEYGEFANKAEALRQAQLAMLKGQVRVDNGKMMLANGESIQLPPEFPKGTLELSHPYYWASFTIIGNWN from the coding sequence ATGAAAATCTTTCAATCTTGGTTCAAAATCAGTTTATTCGTCAGTCTATTTCTAATGCTTACCACTCCTGGTAATACTCAGACTGGCAACATGTCAGATGTTACCGGACCCAATCCTATTCCTGGGGATACTAATCCAGATGGTGGTAACAATAACTCTGGCGGCGATACCAACTCCGGTGGGAATACCAACTCCGGCAGCAATAACCAAGCAGGGGGCAATACTAACTCCGGTGGTGGAACCGGCAACATCAGTTCGGGTACTGGCAATACTAACTCCGGCAGCAATAACCAAGCAGGGGGCAATACTAACTCCGGTGGGACTACTAACTCCGGCAACAATAACCAAGCAGGGGGCAATACTAACTCCGGTGGGACTACTAACTCCGGCAACAATAACCAAGCAGGGGGCAATACTAACTCCGGTGGGACTACTAACTCCGGCAACAATAACCAAGCAGGAGGCAACCGCATGGGGACTAATACTTCTAACAACCGCAACGCAGAAGGCAGTAATCGGACGGGGGCCAATTCCCGCAACGCTGAGTCAGAAGATAAGACACAACGGGCAACTGAATCGGAAGACCAGAATCGACAGGCAACGGAACGAGGAAGAACTGACCGACAGGAAGCTTCGCGAGAGCAAGAGGAAGCCAAACGAGAACAAGCTGAACGAGAACGAGATGAACGAGAACGAGCCGAACGGGAAGAACAAAAAGAAGAGAAAACCGATAAAGAGGCTCAGCCACAACAAGCTGCTGTCACTGTAGATAGAAGTGCTTATGACAGTCAGCTTCAACAAGCAGATCCCGTGCAAGCAGTACAGCTTCAGGAAGAGTTTCAAGCAGTAGAAATTCAGAATTACTTAGGCATAGAACTCTATGGAGACAATCCTCCTCCCGAAAAGATTTCTGCTAGCTTATCCAATCTCAGTCAAGTCACTGGGAAAAAATCCGCAGTGATTTATGTATCTGCTGTTGATGAAGAAATCATTACTTTTTCAGTTTTGCCAAGTCCTTCTCAGGTCTCCGATCGCTCTGGTGCCAGCAGTCAAATTCATGGTTCCAAAGAGCAAAACCCAAAAGATAAGCTCGCTCAGCAAAATGAGTTTACCATGTTGCATAAAACATCGATCCCGCGAGCTAAATTATTAGAAACTGTTAAAAAGTTTCAGGAAAATATCAGCGATGAATTTAAGGTAGGAGAACAAGAATATTTACCATATTCTCAGCAGTTATACCAGTGGATTATCGCACCTATAGAAGACCAGTTAAAAGCCAATGGGATTGATATTTTGGTGTTCGCGTTGGACGATGGTCTAAGAGGATTACCGATCGCAGCTCTTAACGACGGTCAACAGTATTTAGTTGAAAAGTACGCTTTAGCTATAGTTCCCAGTTTTGGTCTAACCGACATTGGGTATGTCGATGTAAGAAAAAGCCCTATTCTAGCTATGGGGGCTTCAGAATTTACCGATAAAGTTCCTCTACCAGCAGTGCCAGTCGAACTACAAACCGTTATCGAAAATCCTCGTCGCGGAGAGAAGTTCCTTAATCAAGATTTTACGATCGCAAACTTCAAAAACGAGAACCTGAAAGAACGGTTTTCTATTATCCATCTGGGAACTCACGCAGAATTTCAACCAGGAGATCGAGATCGATCTTACATTCAATTCTTTGATAGCCGACTCAGCATGGGTCAACTCGTACAACTCAGCGACGAACTGGGCTGGAGTTCGTCTAAAAATTATCCGGTAGAATTACTGGTGTTGAGCGCTTGTCAGACGGCTTTAGGCGACCGCCAGGCAGAATTGGGATTCGCTGGGCTAGCCGTTGCAGCTGGAGTCAAGTCAGTCCTCGCCAGTCTTTGGAATGTCAGCGACTTGGGAACTTTGGGCTTGATGGGTCAGTTTTATCAAGAGTATGGCGAATTTGCCAACAAAGCAGAGGCTCTGCGACAAGCTCAGTTAGCTATGCTCAAAGGACAAGTACGAGTAGACAATGGCAAGATGATGCTGGCGAATGGAGAAAGTATCCAGCTTCCACCGGAGTTTCCCAAGGGAACGTTAGAGCTATCTCATCCTTACTATTGGGCTTCCTTTACCATAATTGGCAATTGGAACTAA
- a CDS encoding Ycf51 family protein, giving the protein MDTSSLDFSTYTQWLGILTLICLVLTILGFVFGWGIRFRLVGVTSFMVVLTAGIFALGLGLFTRTVVPGAVRFALVYDNGATQAVIAVPPKITESELEATLRQAADDLFSYGRNSIGGENQLTIRARVLLHPESGVSVPVYVGQVKRSLAKRDDDQMQIEIFPESLAKLEMNAKG; this is encoded by the coding sequence ATGGATACGTCATCGCTGGATTTTTCTACTTATACTCAATGGTTGGGAATCTTGACCTTAATATGTCTCGTCCTCACAATTTTGGGGTTTGTCTTCGGGTGGGGCATTCGCTTTCGCTTGGTCGGGGTAACGAGTTTTATGGTAGTTCTGACGGCAGGAATATTTGCTCTGGGACTGGGATTATTTACTCGCACGGTTGTCCCCGGTGCCGTTCGTTTTGCTCTGGTTTACGATAACGGGGCAACCCAGGCAGTAATCGCCGTGCCGCCGAAAATAACCGAATCGGAATTGGAGGCAACGCTGCGGCAAGCTGCTGACGATTTATTTTCCTATGGCAGAAACAGCATTGGTGGCGAAAATCAATTAACCATTCGGGCGCGCGTCTTGCTGCATCCAGAATCAGGAGTATCAGTACCAGTGTATGTGGGACAAGTCAAGCGATCGCTCGCTAAACGGGACGACGACCAAATGCAAATCGAAATCTTCCCCGAAAGTCTCGCTAAATTGGAAATGAACGCTAAGGGATAA
- a CDS encoding iron-containing alcohol dehydrogenase family protein encodes MSSHAATSLISLFVAPTQVLRGENSLQAAAEAIALLGKRPLVVGGNQTLGIVKPHLQPLFKQSKLNASEATYSPDCSETSLASLREAVKEHQADLIIGVGGGKALDTAKLLAHRCQLPVVTIPTSGATCAAWSALSNVYSNEGAFQYDVPLSRCPDLLILDYELIKTAPQRTLVAGIGDAIAKWYEASVSSGASTATLTIAAVQQARVLRDILLQKSSAALETPGGEEWREVVDATVLLAGVIGGLGGANCRTAAAHAVHNGLTHIPAAHHALHGEKVAYGILVQLRLEEMIQGNQLAVSARQQLLKFYDEIGLPKTLEDLGLKNITLAELRYAAEITCRPDSDIDRLPFPVLPEQLMAAMVSTAYECAKVSSLRV; translated from the coding sequence TTGTCTAGTCACGCTGCCACTTCGCTCATTTCTCTGTTTGTCGCCCCCACTCAAGTCCTGCGGGGTGAAAATTCTCTTCAAGCTGCCGCAGAAGCGATCGCCCTTTTGGGAAAGCGTCCCTTAGTCGTTGGCGGCAACCAGACGTTAGGGATCGTCAAACCTCATCTCCAGCCTCTCTTCAAACAATCCAAACTGAACGCCTCTGAGGCAACCTACAGCCCCGACTGTTCGGAAACCTCGTTAGCCTCTCTCAGAGAAGCCGTCAAAGAGCATCAAGCCGATCTGATTATTGGCGTTGGTGGCGGAAAAGCCTTAGATACGGCAAAATTGCTGGCGCATCGGTGTCAATTGCCCGTAGTCACCATTCCCACCTCTGGGGCGACTTGTGCTGCTTGGTCGGCTCTGTCTAACGTTTATTCTAATGAAGGAGCATTTCAATACGATGTCCCTTTAAGTCGCTGTCCCGATCTCCTCATCCTTGATTATGAGTTAATTAAAACTGCGCCGCAACGGACGCTCGTGGCAGGAATTGGAGACGCGATCGCGAAGTGGTACGAAGCCTCGGTTAGCAGTGGTGCTTCAACGGCAACTCTGACTATTGCTGCGGTACAACAGGCAAGAGTTTTACGCGATATCCTCTTGCAAAAATCCTCTGCTGCCCTAGAAACTCCTGGCGGCGAAGAGTGGCGAGAAGTGGTCGATGCAACCGTTTTACTCGCAGGAGTCATCGGCGGGTTGGGCGGAGCAAATTGCCGCACGGCTGCTGCCCATGCCGTTCACAATGGCTTGACCCATATTCCAGCCGCTCACCATGCTTTACACGGAGAAAAAGTTGCCTACGGTATTTTAGTGCAATTGCGGCTTGAAGAAATGATCCAGGGAAATCAACTTGCCGTCTCCGCCCGACAGCAGTTATTGAAATTCTACGACGAGATCGGTTTGCCAAAGACGCTAGAAGATTTAGGGTTGAAAAATATTACTTTAGCCGAACTGCGTTATGCGGCAGAAATCACTTGCCGTCCCGATTCTGATATCGATCGCCTGCCTTTCCCCGTTTTACCCGAACAGTTAATGGCGGCAATGGTGTCTACAGCATATGAGTGTGCCAAAGTTTCCAGCCTGCGCGTGTAG
- the devC gene encoding ABC transporter permease DevC yields MILKRLRKTPLAWLQLKKEKTRFFVALAGIAFADILMFIQLAFQDALYDAAVKPHRNLEADLVLIDPQLQTLFSVKSFPRERLYQTLAYEGVESVSPVYFASGQWRNPETRLERTILVWGIDPVKPTFKFLEGNQNREQLKQLNRVLFDRAGRPEYGAIADIFNQTGTLETEINNKAIAVAGLFTNGASFAADGNVIASESTFLHLFPNRQPNQIDIGLIALKPGTDVETARSRLDAGLPDDVLVLTTEEFAQIEQQYWANSTGIGFIFGLGVIMGFIVGIVIVYQILYSDVSDHLPEYATLKAMGYSDRYLLTVLMQEALILAVLGYIPGFILSLGLYQLTYAATMLPIAMKTSRSITVFILTVLMCFISGAIAMRKLQSADPADIF; encoded by the coding sequence ATGATTCTCAAACGCTTGCGCAAAACACCCCTAGCTTGGCTTCAGCTAAAGAAAGAAAAAACGCGCTTTTTCGTCGCTTTAGCAGGAATTGCCTTTGCAGATATTCTCATGTTTATTCAATTGGCATTTCAAGATGCGCTCTATGATGCAGCCGTCAAACCCCATCGCAATTTAGAGGCAGATTTAGTCTTAATCGATCCGCAACTACAAACCCTGTTCTCGGTCAAAAGCTTTCCGAGAGAGCGTCTTTATCAAACATTGGCATATGAAGGAGTCGAGTCCGTCAGTCCCGTCTACTTTGCCTCTGGGCAGTGGCGCAATCCTGAAACTCGTCTAGAGCGGACTATTCTCGTGTGGGGAATCGATCCGGTAAAACCGACATTTAAGTTTTTAGAAGGCAACCAAAATCGAGAGCAACTAAAGCAGCTCAATCGGGTGCTATTCGATCGAGCAGGTCGTCCAGAATACGGAGCGATCGCGGATATTTTCAACCAGACTGGTACCCTAGAGACAGAAATAAACAACAAAGCGATCGCGGTGGCAGGTTTGTTTACCAACGGAGCATCCTTTGCTGCCGATGGCAACGTCATCGCTAGCGAATCTACCTTTCTGCACCTATTCCCCAATCGCCAACCCAATCAGATCGATATCGGTCTGATTGCACTCAAACCGGGTACAGATGTCGAAACAGCGCGATCGCGACTCGACGCAGGTTTGCCCGACGACGTTCTAGTCCTGACTACAGAAGAATTTGCCCAAATCGAGCAACAATACTGGGCAAATAGTACGGGCATCGGTTTTATCTTTGGACTGGGAGTAATTATGGGTTTCATCGTCGGGATCGTCATCGTCTATCAGATCCTCTACTCCGACGTATCCGACCATTTGCCGGAATACGCGACGCTCAAAGCAATGGGATACAGCGATCGCTATTTACTAACAGTTCTCATGCAAGAAGCTTTAATTCTAGCGGTACTGGGTTATATTCCGGGATTTATTCTATCGCTCGGACTGTATCAGCTAACCTACGCCGCCACCATGCTTCCCATCGCCATGAAAACCAGTCGGTCGATTACCGTGTTTATTTTAACGGTTTTGATGTGTTTTATATCGGGCGCGATCGCGATGCGGAAATTACAATCTGCCGATCCCGCAGACATTTTTTAG
- a CDS encoding DevA family ABC transporter ATP-binding protein: protein MTQTTLTPIISARNLNHYFGQGALRKQALYDINLEINFGEIVIMTGPSGSGKTTLLTLLGGLRSAHEGSLKILGQEMCGASKQQLTQVRKRIGYIFQANNLMTFLSAKQNVKMSLELHEDFLDEKIDAKAIAMLESVGLGNRVDYYPENLSGGQKQRVAIARALVSHPQIVLADEPTAALDKKSGRDVVELMQKLAKEQGYTILLVTHDNRILDVADRIIYMEDGRLVDDGKTK from the coding sequence ATGACCCAAACTACACTCACTCCCATTATTTCTGCCCGCAACCTCAACCATTACTTCGGTCAAGGTGCGCTTCGCAAACAAGCTTTATACGACATTAATTTAGAGATTAACTTCGGCGAAATCGTCATTATGACGGGACCTTCTGGATCTGGTAAAACAACTCTATTAACTTTATTAGGAGGCTTACGTTCTGCCCATGAAGGTAGCCTAAAAATATTAGGACAGGAAATGTGCGGCGCAAGCAAGCAACAGTTAACGCAAGTTCGCAAACGAATTGGCTATATTTTTCAGGCAAACAACCTAATGACTTTCTTGAGTGCAAAGCAAAATGTGAAGATGTCTTTGGAATTACACGAGGATTTTCTTGATGAAAAGATTGATGCCAAAGCGATCGCAATGTTAGAATCCGTTGGGTTAGGAAATCGCGTCGATTATTATCCAGAGAATTTATCTGGCGGACAGAAACAACGAGTTGCGATCGCACGCGCTTTAGTTAGCCATCCTCAAATTGTCTTAGCAGATGAACCCACCGCCGCACTCGATAAAAAATCCGGTCGAGATGTGGTGGAATTGATGCAAAAGTTAGCGAAAGAGCAAGGCTATACTATTCTACTGGTGACTCACGACAATCGCATTCTCGATGTCGCCGATCGCATTATTTACATGGAAGATGGTCGTTTAGTTGATGATGGTAAGACAAAGTAA
- a CDS encoding phycobiliprotein lyase, whose amino-acid sequence MDTSKFVEFFDCCVGSWATERTYHYLTHNEVERSRTEFTIAPLTSDLKAKVMSDNQYALLSNLESLPGFSLGFYTISEKGEEVSQQLNLLFVPKQKINAFLEGDYLRDRAYEEAKPIISHFRFDSQTRELLMTTHYTRVVSVDSITLVNPSLRIRKIINYQRPPEGQPLEQVALVGFGVELKVS is encoded by the coding sequence ATGGATACTTCTAAATTTGTAGAATTTTTTGATTGTTGCGTGGGCAGTTGGGCGACGGAACGAACGTATCACTATTTAACCCACAATGAAGTCGAGCGATCGCGAACAGAATTTACCATCGCTCCTCTAACTTCCGATCTAAAAGCTAAAGTTATGTCAGATAATCAATATGCTCTACTATCAAATTTAGAAAGTCTTCCAGGATTTAGCTTAGGATTTTATACAATTTCTGAAAAAGGCGAAGAAGTCTCTCAACAACTCAATCTTTTATTCGTTCCCAAACAAAAAATTAATGCTTTTTTAGAAGGGGATTATCTGCGCGATCGCGCCTATGAAGAAGCAAAACCAATTATTTCTCATTTTCGCTTCGATTCTCAAACCAGAGAATTATTAATGACGACTCATTACACTCGCGTTGTCTCCGTCGATTCGATTACATTAGTTAATCCCAGTTTACGCATTAGAAAAATAATCAACTATCAACGTCCGCCAGAAGGACAGCCACTCGAACAAGTCGCTTTAGTTGGATTTGGCGTAGAACTAAAAGTTAGTTAA